Proteins co-encoded in one Dasypus novemcinctus isolate mDasNov1 chromosome 18, mDasNov1.1.hap2, whole genome shotgun sequence genomic window:
- the PLAUR gene encoding urokinase plasminogen activator surface receptor: MVRLLLQPLLLLLAQTCIPASWGLRCMLCERSGHCQESECAPGQDLCRTTILRIWEGGEELEVVERGCAHREKSNRTMSYRTGGQIITLTEAVCGFDLCNQPRPGQVSSFPRNRYLECVSCASSDMSCERGWDQSLQCRNPAELCLEVVTHRGLEGSPGDERYSRGCGYLPGCPGPTGFHNNHTFHFLKCCNTTKCNRGPVEDLQSMSLNGLQCYSCEGNSTHGCSSEQMSLIACRGPMNQCLQATGTDELGSSNYTLRGCATPSWCQSLHVAEAFSLTHPSVSCCMGNGCNHPAPEMQPRMAGAARPGPAHFSFTITLLMTARLWGGTLLWT; encoded by the exons ATGGTCCGCCTGCTGCTGCAgccgctgctgctgctcctggctCAGACCTGCATCCCAG CCTCGTGGGGCCTGCGCTGCATGCTGTGTGAGAGGAGCGGGCACTGCCAGGAGAGCGAATGTGCCCCCGGCCAGGACCTCTGCAGGACCACGATCCTGCGCATATGGGAAG GGGGTGAAGAGCTGGAGGTGGTGGAGAGAGGATGTGCCCACCGGGAGAAGAGCAACAGGACCATGAGCTACCGGACAGGCGGTCAGATCATCACCCTCACAGAGGCGGTGTGTGGCTTCGACCTGTGCAACCAGCCCAGACCTG GACAGGTTTCCAGCTTCCCCCGAAACCGTTACCTTGAATGTGTTTCCTGCGCCTCGTCGGACATGAGCTGTGAAAGGGGTTGGGATCAGAGCCTGCAATGCCGCAACCCTGCAGAACTGTGTCTGGAGGTGGTAACCCACCGGGGCCTGGAAG GGAGCCCAGGGGATGAGCGCTACTCGCGCGGCTGCGGCTACCTTCCCGGCTGCCCAGGCCCCACCGGCTTCCACAATAACCACACCTTCCACTTCCTGAAGTGCTGCAACACCACCAAATGTAACCGCGGCCCAG TCGAGGACCTTCAAAGCATGTCCCTGAATGGCTTGCAGTGTTACAGCTGTGAGGGCAACAGCACCCATGGATGCTCTTCGGAACAGATGTCCCTCATCGCCTGCCGAGGGCCCATGAATCAATGCCTGCAGGCCACAGGCACTGACG aGCTGGGGTCTTCAAACTACACATTGAGAGGCTGTGCAACCCCCTCATGGTGCCAAAGCCTTCACGTGGCCGAAGCCTTCAGCCTGACCCATCCCAGTGTCTCCTGCTGTATGGGAAATGGCTGTAACCACCCAGCTCCGGAAATGCAGCCCCGCATGGCCGGAGCCGCCCGCCCTGGCCCTGCGCACTTCAGTTTCACCATCACCCTGCTGATGACCGCAAGACTGTGGGGAGGCACTCTCCTCTGGACCTGA